The Planococcus liqunii genome includes a region encoding these proteins:
- a CDS encoding DNA-3-methyladenine glycosylase family protein, whose protein sequence is MRLELPFAYDFDRALERLSLDPLHAVDLSGRSVRIPMPEGTIATVKARGTSESPVFEITDATEAQMRLIADLLHFNRSLKPVTDHFRKTSLAHLFEEHKGTPLVREFSLYGSLMKSIIHQQLNLSFAHTLTSRFVQNYGEQKDGVWFYPAPETIAQLEPASLRELQFSTRKAEYVIGLSRAIANGELDLENMANLDDDEVTARLVHYRGIGPWTAQSFLMFGLGRANLFPLADIGLQNALKIQWERSEKPKAEEILLHLPEWEPYLSYASLYLWRSIE, encoded by the coding sequence TTGCGATTGGAACTTCCGTTTGCCTATGATTTTGACCGGGCACTGGAGCGGCTTTCGCTGGATCCTTTGCATGCCGTCGATTTGTCGGGCCGCTCTGTCCGAATTCCGATGCCCGAAGGCACTATTGCAACCGTGAAAGCGAGAGGAACTAGTGAAAGTCCGGTGTTTGAAATAACCGATGCAACAGAAGCGCAAATGAGGCTGATAGCGGATCTGCTGCATTTCAATCGGTCTCTTAAACCGGTCACAGACCATTTCCGGAAGACCAGCCTGGCCCATTTGTTTGAGGAACATAAAGGGACGCCGTTGGTCCGAGAGTTTTCGTTGTACGGATCTTTGATGAAAAGCATTATCCATCAGCAATTAAACTTGTCGTTTGCCCACACTTTAACGAGCCGGTTTGTCCAAAACTACGGAGAACAAAAAGACGGAGTCTGGTTTTATCCGGCTCCTGAAACGATTGCACAGCTTGAGCCGGCAAGTTTAAGGGAGCTTCAGTTCAGCACGCGAAAAGCTGAATACGTGATTGGATTGTCCCGAGCCATTGCGAACGGGGAATTGGACTTGGAAAACATGGCAAATCTGGACGACGATGAAGTGACCGCCCGTTTGGTTCACTACAGAGGGATTGGCCCCTGGACAGCGCAAAGTTTTCTGATGTTTGGGCTGGGGCGCGCTAATTTATTTCCACTGGCGGATATTGGCCTGCAAAATGCCTTGAAAATTCAATGGGAACGGTCTGAAAAACCGAAGGCTGAAGAAATTCTCCTTCATCTGCCCGAATGGGAGCCTTATCTATCATACGCTTCGCTGTATTTGTGGAGAAGCATCGAGTAA
- a CDS encoding thermonuclease family protein produces the protein MKQIIALLAALMLLAGCTALDSTDTGGTADPIDVEVTSVIDGDTIKIIYEGKEETVRYLLVDTPETNHPRLGKQPLGSEATAENKRLIESGDVSIEFDVGDRFDDYGRLLAYIYVDGESVQEQLLEAGFARVAYVYPPNTRYVDDFEKVETDAKKAGIGIWEFENYSTDRGFNSDAYGKESNLSKSESPKGDCRIKGNINRNGNKIYHMPGEGSYEQTNPEEWFCSEQEAKDAGFKSTGS, from the coding sequence ATGAAACAAATTATAGCTTTACTTGCAGCCTTGATGCTGCTTGCCGGATGCACAGCATTGGATTCCACCGATACAGGCGGGACGGCGGATCCTATTGACGTAGAAGTCACTTCCGTAATTGATGGAGATACCATCAAGATTATTTATGAAGGAAAAGAAGAGACGGTCCGTTATTTGCTGGTGGATACACCGGAAACCAATCATCCACGCCTCGGAAAACAGCCGCTTGGCAGCGAAGCGACTGCAGAAAATAAACGGCTCATCGAATCAGGCGACGTTTCCATTGAATTTGACGTAGGCGACCGTTTTGATGATTACGGCCGCTTGCTTGCATATATTTATGTAGACGGGGAAAGCGTGCAGGAACAGCTGCTTGAAGCAGGTTTTGCCCGTGTTGCCTATGTTTACCCTCCCAATACCCGCTATGTCGATGATTTTGAAAAAGTGGAAACGGATGCAAAAAAGGCGGGCATCGGCATTTGGGAGTTTGAAAATTATTCAACAGACCGCGGTTTTAATTCCGATGCCTACGGAAAAGAATCTAATCTATCCAAATCCGAGTCGCCAAAAGGCGATTGCCGGATCAAAGGAAACATCAATCGGAACGGCAATAAGATTTACCATATGCCGGGTGAAGGATCTTATGAACAGACCAATCCCGAAGAATGGTTTTGTTCAGAGCAGGAAGCCAAGGATGCAGGTTTCAAAAGCACTGGAAGCTGA
- a CDS encoding DUF1850 domain-containing protein, producing the protein MESKPLQLSFLLLIIAFLLFVAARVPLNKHYVFIDNKNQEIAAHLPVKTRDFQIEYTHSIHLSEVIESYEVLPDNSLRMVELEYEDFNIGMPSNAGEGENFVEKDGKYFITGMKKELPDFRIFIGNIDAGLFFKNNGRKYDLKKTLTRGESYTFKVQRLSLIQQLRGVNIDEQ; encoded by the coding sequence ATGGAGTCAAAACCACTGCAGCTAAGCTTTCTTCTCCTAATCATTGCCTTCTTGCTTTTCGTAGCTGCACGGGTGCCTTTAAACAAACATTATGTTTTCATAGATAATAAAAACCAGGAGATTGCGGCTCATCTGCCAGTCAAAACCAGGGACTTTCAAATTGAATATACCCATTCCATTCATTTATCCGAAGTAATCGAAAGCTACGAAGTGCTTCCGGACAATAGCTTGAGAATGGTTGAATTGGAATATGAAGATTTTAATATTGGCATGCCGTCAAATGCAGGAGAAGGGGAAAATTTTGTCGAAAAAGACGGGAAATATTTTATCACCGGCATGAAAAAGGAACTGCCCGACTTTAGAATCTTCATTGGCAATATTGATGCAGGCTTGTTTTTTAAGAACAATGGCAGGAAATACGATTTAAAAAAGACGCTAACCCGTGGCGAATCCTACACCTTTAAAGTTCAGCGTCTATCTCTTATCCAACAATTAAGAGGAGTGAACATCGATGAGCAATGA
- a CDS encoding 2'-5' RNA ligase family protein yields the protein MQVIVMRFDYPSSAIFEQLQQQAQYAASKQKATLPPHITLQSFTQPSPLDLKKAIEPWAEKTKQLSLSFASLGFFKQQGSFYAAPIVTKALAALHSAINLSTREFTGHDAFYMPDHWVPHATIINHIAPPFWGPLFARLSMEFEPFTAKAVAIECWSIVQGKAQTEWSIFLSE from the coding sequence ATGCAAGTCATTGTTATGCGTTTCGATTATCCGTCGTCCGCAATTTTTGAGCAGCTCCAGCAGCAGGCGCAATATGCCGCCTCCAAGCAAAAAGCGACTTTGCCTCCGCATATTACGCTGCAGTCATTTACCCAACCCAGCCCGCTTGATTTGAAAAAAGCGATTGAGCCGTGGGCAGAAAAAACGAAGCAGCTTTCTCTGTCTTTTGCTTCACTTGGATTTTTCAAGCAGCAAGGCAGCTTTTATGCGGCACCGATTGTCACTAAAGCGCTGGCTGCATTGCATTCGGCAATCAATCTATCGACGCGGGAATTTACCGGACACGATGCTTTCTATATGCCGGATCACTGGGTGCCCCATGCGACCATTATCAACCATATTGCACCGCCGTTCTGGGGACCGCTGTTTGCCCGTCTTTCAATGGAATTCGAACCTTTTACGGCAAAGGCCGTTGCCATCGAATGCTGGTCTATTGTCCAAGGAAAAGCGCAAACGGAATGGAGTATTTTTCTATCGGAATAA
- a CDS encoding alpha/beta hydrolase, with protein MNRGSVQDLTIYSKELQEEMQLLVYLPSNFSPLYKYTLIIASDGKDYFQLGRLPRIADELLENNEIENIIFVGVPYKNVKDRSSKYEPTGEKHGAYLRFLAHELVPYLDEHYPTYQVGMGRALIGDSLAATVSLSAALKYPNIFGRVILQSPKVSGELMAAVDSFNSANSFTVYHVIGTGETAVKLTSGDTADFLEPNRELNNLMKNKGFSIFYEEFDGDHTWKHWQPDLKRALLQNFGL; from the coding sequence ATGAATAGAGGCAGTGTCCAGGATTTAACCATTTACAGCAAGGAATTGCAGGAAGAAATGCAGCTACTGGTTTACCTTCCTTCTAATTTTTCACCACTTTATAAATATACTTTGATCATTGCATCGGATGGCAAAGATTATTTCCAGCTGGGACGGCTGCCGCGGATAGCTGATGAGCTTTTGGAAAACAACGAGATTGAAAACATCATTTTCGTCGGTGTTCCTTATAAAAATGTAAAAGACCGCAGCAGCAAATATGAACCGACCGGCGAAAAACACGGCGCTTATTTGCGGTTCCTGGCCCATGAACTGGTGCCATATTTAGATGAACATTATCCGACTTACCAAGTCGGCATGGGGCGTGCTTTGATCGGTGATTCACTGGCGGCTACCGTATCCCTGAGCGCAGCTTTAAAATATCCGAATATTTTTGGGCGCGTGATTTTGCAGTCGCCAAAAGTCAGCGGCGAATTGATGGCTGCAGTCGATAGCTTCAATTCTGCGAACTCGTTCACCGTATATCACGTAATTGGCACAGGCGAAACTGCAGTGAAATTAACTTCCGGAGACACAGCCGATTTTCTGGAACCCAATAGGGAATTAAATAATTTAATGAAAAATAAAGGGTTTTCCATCTTTTATGAAGAATTTGATGGAGACCACACCTGGAAGCATTGGCAGCCAGATCTTAAACGCGCTTTGCTCCAAAATTTCGGTTTATAG
- the fabI gene encoding enoyl-ACP reductase FabI, with product MSISLTGKTYVVMGVANKRSIAWGIAQSLDQSGARLIFTYAGERFEKPVRDLVATLDGNHELILPCDVTSDESVETCFATIKEQVGSIDGLAHCIAFAKTEELAGDFSDTSRDGFLLAQNISSYSLTVIAKHAKPLMTEGGSIVALTYIGGERVMPNYNVMGVAKASLEMSVRYLAADLGKHGIRVNAISSGPIRTLSAKGISGFNTILHEIEEKAPLRRNTTPEEVGDTAAFLFSDMSRGITGETIHVDSGYHVL from the coding sequence ATGTCAATATCACTAACAGGAAAAACATACGTCGTTATGGGAGTTGCCAATAAGCGGAGTATTGCGTGGGGAATTGCGCAGTCACTGGATCAATCCGGTGCACGTTTAATCTTTACATATGCCGGCGAACGTTTTGAAAAGCCGGTACGCGATTTGGTGGCTACATTGGATGGCAACCATGAATTGATTTTGCCTTGTGATGTAACAAGCGATGAAAGTGTAGAAACCTGCTTCGCTACCATCAAAGAACAAGTAGGATCTATTGACGGCCTTGCTCATTGCATCGCGTTTGCAAAGACGGAAGAACTGGCAGGCGACTTTTCGGATACATCACGCGACGGTTTCTTACTGGCACAAAATATCAGCTCTTATTCATTGACGGTCATAGCGAAGCACGCCAAGCCGCTTATGACAGAAGGAGGAAGCATTGTCGCGTTGACGTATATCGGCGGTGAGCGCGTAATGCCTAACTATAATGTCATGGGCGTAGCTAAAGCTTCACTTGAAATGTCGGTGCGCTATTTAGCGGCTGATCTTGGTAAACACGGAATTCGTGTAAATGCAATTTCCTCAGGACCAATCCGTACATTGTCAGCAAAAGGCATCAGCGGTTTCAACACGATTCTTCATGAAATTGAAGAAAAAGCTCCGCTTCGCCGCAATACCACTCCAGAAGAAGTAGGAGATACGGCTGCATTTTTGTTTAGTGATATGTCCCGTGGAATTACCGGAGAAACAATCCATGTCGACAGCGGGTATCACGTTCTGTAA
- a CDS encoding phosphatidylglycerophosphatase A family protein: MDGGKFRVHSDEVTKATHQALERRGISLDEIARIVLEMQLPYNDGLTIDHCIESVESVLRKREMQHALLVGIELDELAEQGKLSRPLQQIVDSDEGLFGVDEMIGLGAVLTYGSIAVTTFGHLDKNKVGIIRKLDTKTGGAVHTFLDDLVASIAACASARIAHRTRDLEERGMTFEDVSPEDTAPETHVEGAET; encoded by the coding sequence ATGGATGGAGGAAAATTCCGTGTACATTCAGATGAAGTGACAAAAGCAACGCATCAAGCATTAGAACGCAGAGGAATCAGTTTGGATGAAATCGCAAGAATCGTCCTTGAAATGCAATTGCCTTATAATGATGGACTGACCATCGATCATTGCATCGAATCGGTTGAAAGTGTTCTCCGGAAACGCGAAATGCAGCACGCGCTGCTCGTCGGCATTGAGTTGGATGAACTGGCGGAACAAGGAAAATTGTCACGTCCGCTTCAGCAGATTGTCGATTCGGATGAAGGATTATTTGGGGTAGACGAAATGATCGGCCTTGGAGCCGTTCTAACATATGGCAGCATCGCAGTGACTACTTTCGGCCATTTAGATAAGAACAAAGTGGGCATCATCCGTAAGCTGGATACGAAAACCGGAGGAGCGGTTCATACATTCCTCGATGATTTAGTAGCGAGCATTGCCGCTTGTGCATCTGCACGAATTGCACATCGGACAAGAGACTTGGAAGAAAGAGGCATGACTTTTGAAGATGTGTCCCCTGAAGATACCGCTCCGGAAACTCATGTAGAAGGCGCAGAAACCTGA
- the mgtE gene encoding magnesium transporter, which translates to MIEEKVMNEKEINDELLLGLLESDDLESFREEFLAQHPYDQATFYAKAEQEIRHQLYQYLSPKEMADIFEAIELDDDEYEDLFKEINVHYAADLLAAMYTDDAVDILNKLNKDQVAAYLTIMDKESARQIKDLLHYEEYTAGSIMTTEFVSIPENSTVRSAMNILRNAAPNAETIYYVFVVDEDKRLSGIVTLRDLIISDEDTLIRSIMNERVVSVSVGEDQEEVARMIKDYDFLAMPVIDFQNHLLGIITVDDIIDVLDEEASDDYSKLAAVSDMDTFDRGPFTAAKKRLPWLILLTFLGMLTANLMGMFEATLDKVALLAVFIPLIAGMAGNSGTQALAVAVRGIATGDIEEESKMKLLFREAGTGLITGVVCGLVVVGLVYFWKGELLIGALVGTAVMSSIFVATLAGSFIPLLIHRLNIDPAVASGPFITTLNDIISILIYLGLATTFLNQL; encoded by the coding sequence ATGATAGAAGAAAAAGTAATGAATGAAAAAGAAATAAATGATGAACTGTTATTGGGGTTGTTGGAAAGCGATGACCTCGAAAGTTTTCGGGAAGAGTTCCTTGCCCAGCATCCATACGACCAAGCGACATTTTATGCAAAAGCGGAGCAAGAAATCCGCCATCAACTGTATCAGTATCTCTCTCCTAAAGAAATGGCCGATATTTTTGAAGCCATTGAATTAGATGACGATGAATACGAAGATCTGTTTAAAGAAATCAATGTCCATTATGCGGCGGATTTGCTTGCTGCCATGTATACAGATGATGCCGTCGATATTCTCAATAAATTGAACAAAGATCAAGTTGCTGCCTATTTAACCATCATGGATAAAGAATCAGCGCGCCAGATCAAAGATTTGCTGCATTACGAAGAATATACGGCTGGTTCAATCATGACTACAGAATTTGTTTCCATCCCTGAAAACTCGACTGTACGTTCAGCGATGAATATTCTTCGGAATGCAGCACCGAATGCCGAAACCATCTATTATGTGTTTGTTGTGGACGAAGATAAACGCCTGTCAGGCATCGTTACTTTGCGTGACTTGATCATTTCTGATGAAGATACGCTGATCAGGTCCATCATGAATGAGCGGGTGGTTTCTGTATCGGTCGGTGAAGACCAGGAAGAAGTCGCACGGATGATCAAGGATTATGATTTCCTGGCGATGCCGGTTATTGATTTTCAAAATCATTTGCTTGGCATTATAACCGTCGATGATATCATCGATGTCCTTGACGAAGAAGCATCAGACGATTACTCCAAACTGGCTGCGGTATCCGATATGGATACGTTTGACAGAGGGCCGTTCACAGCGGCAAAGAAACGCTTGCCGTGGCTTATTTTACTGACGTTCCTCGGCATGCTGACTGCCAATCTGATGGGGATGTTTGAAGCGACGCTCGATAAAGTGGCGCTGTTGGCTGTCTTTATCCCGTTGATTGCCGGTATGGCGGGCAACAGCGGAACGCAGGCACTTGCCGTAGCAGTCCGCGGGATTGCCACAGGGGATATTGAAGAAGAAAGCAAAATGAAATTACTGTTCCGGGAAGCGGGCACCGGTTTGATTACAGGTGTCGTATGCGGATTGGTCGTCGTCGGACTCGTGTATTTTTGGAAAGGCGAATTATTGATCGGCGCATTGGTTGGCACTGCTGTCATGAGTTCTATTTTTGTGGCGACCCTTGCCGGTTCATTTATTCCGCTGCTGATCCATCGCCTGAACATTGACCCAGCCGTTGCATCCGGACCGTTTATCACCACATTGAATGACATTATTTCCATCCTGATTTACTTGGGATTGGCTACGACATTCTTAAACCAACTCTAG
- a CDS encoding GNAT family N-acetyltransferase — protein MQKVTIAETPLEKEQAFEVRRKVFVEEQGVPLHIEMDEFDESAVHFVGYELEQPIAAARIREIEMGTGKIERVCVLPEYRGLHAGVLMMEEMEQYALKAGLFTLKLNAQSYAVPFYEKLDYVVTTPEFMDAGIPHRGMEKKIT, from the coding sequence TTGCAAAAAGTAACAATTGCAGAAACTCCACTTGAAAAAGAACAAGCTTTTGAAGTGAGAAGAAAAGTGTTCGTTGAAGAGCAAGGGGTTCCCTTGCACATTGAGATGGATGAATTTGATGAATCAGCTGTTCACTTTGTCGGCTATGAGCTTGAACAACCGATTGCGGCTGCACGCATCCGCGAAATTGAAATGGGTACAGGCAAAATCGAACGGGTATGTGTACTTCCTGAATACCGCGGGCTTCATGCCGGGGTGCTTATGATGGAGGAAATGGAACAGTACGCCTTAAAAGCGGGCTTGTTCACATTGAAACTCAATGCCCAGTCCTATGCCGTCCCATTTTATGAAAAACTTGATTATGTCGTAACCACTCCTGAATTTATGGATGCCGGGATTCCACACCGCGGCATGGAGAAAAAAATCACGTAA
- a CDS encoding YjcG family protein: MKFGVVAFPAKKLQDVANSYRKRYDPHYELITPHMTLKDAFEVDENETEKLVQGLEEIAKRHKPFKLHATRVSTFSPLTNTLYFKVDPDPGILSLHKDLHTDFYDSQTKYSYVPHITIAQKMSDSEHADIFGQLKMVGIDHEEIIDRIHLLYQLEDGSWTVHDTFRLTGDDQ; encoded by the coding sequence ATGAAATTTGGAGTTGTTGCATTTCCAGCAAAAAAATTACAGGACGTTGCGAATTCGTACCGCAAACGTTACGATCCGCATTATGAACTGATTACACCTCATATGACACTGAAAGATGCGTTTGAAGTGGATGAAAACGAAACGGAGAAACTTGTGCAGGGATTGGAAGAAATAGCAAAGCGCCATAAGCCGTTTAAACTTCACGCTACCCGTGTGAGCACATTTTCTCCGTTAACCAATACCTTGTATTTCAAAGTTGATCCGGATCCAGGAATTTTGTCTTTGCACAAAGATTTGCATACCGATTTTTATGACAGCCAAACAAAATATTCTTATGTTCCCCATATCACCATTGCGCAAAAAATGTCTGATTCGGAACACGCAGACATTTTCGGCCAGTTAAAAATGGTCGGCATCGACCATGAAGAAATCATTGACCGCATCCATCTGCTGTATCAACTTGAAGATGGATCCTGGACAGTTCATGATACATTCCGCTTAACAGGAGATGACCAGTAA
- a CDS encoding TRAP transporter permease, translating into MSNELPPKEKEKMKLPPEEEGNISEEKQKEILQKYDPESNTRDLSGIAKHLVFFGLLAFSLFQLYTAIDGQLTAYLQRSIHLGFALSLIFLLFPAIKRKGDRRKVPFYDYLLALLAVAVGAYWPIMYDDLVFRVGRVTEMDLIVGILAIVLTLEATRRAVGLPITIISSLFLAYAFWGPYFPGFLKHRGQDLDSTVQLMFYTTDGILGTPLAVSATFIFVYLLFGAFLVKTGVGEYFNDLSVSLAGHLIGGPAKVAIFSSALQGTISGSSVANVVTSGAYTIPMMKKLGYNKEFAGAVEATSSTGGQIMPPIMGAAAFLMVEFIGGISYWDIAKAAAIPALLYFSGVWIMTHFEAKRVGLRGLTKEELPDRKEVLKKIHLLLPIVIIIVFLMVGVPTMHAALYGILATILVSAINKETRLSFKDMIHALVDGARTALAVGAATAAAGIIVGVVVKTGLGLSLANGLISASGGSILLTLFFTMLAAIVLGMGSPTTANYVITSTIAAPAIITLLMLDEPAGAAVPMVIAISAHLFVFYFGIIADITPPVALAAFAASGISGGEPIRTGIIASKLAAAAFIIPYMFVLSPSLLMIDTTWLELIWVVATAFAGMIALGAGLIGFWYRKLTWIERILAVVTGLALVYPEGIYSYVGVVVFIVLWAIQWTARDKKAPKASEA; encoded by the coding sequence ATGAGCAATGAGCTGCCTCCAAAAGAGAAAGAAAAAATGAAGTTGCCACCCGAAGAAGAAGGCAATATTTCAGAGGAAAAGCAAAAGGAAATACTGCAGAAATATGACCCCGAATCAAACACGCGCGATTTAAGCGGCATTGCCAAACATCTCGTCTTTTTCGGCTTGTTGGCATTTTCGCTTTTCCAGCTGTATACCGCCATCGATGGGCAATTGACAGCTTATTTGCAGCGGTCGATTCACTTGGGCTTTGCCTTGTCGTTAATTTTTCTATTGTTTCCAGCGATAAAGCGGAAAGGCGATCGCCGCAAAGTTCCTTTTTATGATTATTTGCTCGCTTTGCTGGCTGTTGCGGTAGGGGCATACTGGCCGATTATGTACGACGATTTGGTGTTCCGCGTCGGCCGGGTCACAGAGATGGATCTGATTGTCGGGATACTCGCCATCGTGCTGACGCTTGAAGCCACCAGGCGGGCTGTCGGGCTGCCGATTACCATCATTTCTTCGCTGTTTTTAGCTTATGCTTTTTGGGGGCCTTATTTCCCCGGGTTTTTAAAACACCGCGGACAGGATCTGGATTCGACGGTCCAGCTGATGTTTTACACAACTGACGGAATCTTGGGGACACCGCTGGCTGTTTCCGCAACGTTTATCTTTGTCTACCTACTGTTCGGTGCTTTCTTGGTAAAGACAGGCGTTGGGGAATACTTTAATGATTTGTCAGTTTCACTGGCTGGGCATTTAATAGGCGGTCCTGCAAAAGTCGCCATTTTCTCCAGTGCGCTGCAGGGAACCATATCCGGCAGTTCCGTTGCAAACGTTGTCACGTCCGGGGCTTATACTATCCCTATGATGAAGAAACTGGGCTACAATAAAGAATTCGCAGGTGCTGTGGAAGCCACCTCTTCGACAGGTGGCCAGATTATGCCGCCAATTATGGGAGCAGCCGCTTTCTTGATGGTCGAGTTCATCGGCGGCATCAGCTATTGGGACATTGCGAAAGCTGCGGCGATTCCGGCGCTGCTTTATTTTTCAGGTGTTTGGATCATGACGCATTTTGAAGCGAAAAGAGTGGGCCTTAGAGGTCTTACAAAAGAAGAATTGCCGGATCGGAAAGAGGTTTTAAAGAAAATACATCTTTTACTTCCAATTGTAATTATTATCGTCTTCTTGATGGTGGGAGTTCCGACCATGCATGCGGCTTTGTATGGCATTCTGGCTACTATCCTGGTCAGTGCCATCAATAAAGAAACGCGGTTAAGTTTTAAAGACATGATTCATGCATTGGTGGACGGTGCCCGGACGGCTTTGGCCGTCGGTGCTGCTACCGCAGCTGCGGGCATTATTGTGGGGGTTGTTGTAAAAACGGGTCTGGGGCTAAGCTTGGCAAACGGCTTGATTTCCGCATCGGGCGGCAGCATTTTGCTGACCTTGTTCTTCACGATGCTTGCTGCCATTGTCCTTGGTATGGGTTCACCGACAACCGCCAATTACGTCATCACTTCTACAATTGCAGCCCCGGCCATTATTACGCTGTTGATGCTGGATGAACCGGCTGGTGCTGCCGTGCCGATGGTCATCGCGATTTCTGCCCATTTATTCGTGTTCTATTTTGGGATTATCGCCGATATTACACCACCGGTCGCACTAGCCGCATTTGCGGCATCGGGTATTTCCGGAGGGGAACCGATCCGGACAGGCATCATAGCTTCTAAACTGGCTGCTGCTGCGTTTATCATTCCTTATATGTTTGTCCTGTCTCCATCGCTCTTAATGATTGATACGACATGGCTTGAACTGATCTGGGTTGTGGCAACTGCTTTTGCCGGCATGATTGCGCTCGGGGCGGGGCTGATCGGGTTTTGGTACCGGAAACTTACCTGGATTGAACGCATCCTGGCAGTGGTTACTGGACTCGCCCTGGTATATCCAGAGGGCATCTACTCCTATGTAGGAGTAGTAGTATTTATTGTTCTTTGGGCTATTCAGTGGACGGCGCGTGATAAAAAGGCGCCTAAAGCATCTGAAGCCTAA
- a CDS encoding TAXI family TRAP transporter solute-binding subunit, giving the protein MAKRKFGLFTAIALAGSVFLAGCGGDTATDSGGSGEGGEAKDPEFLSVLTGGTTGTYYPLGGAMATIIENETGIDTTAEVSQASAANMTALADGDAQIAFVQTDTAFYAAEGSNMFEGEVIDTVSAIGALYPETIQLVTTADSGIASFEDLKGKKVSVGAPASGTYINAEQLLEIHGMTMEDIEEQNLDFAESQESLQGGQIDAAFITAGTPTGAVESLSATADVSIVPVADDKAAELIEKYPYYAKDTITSGTYGLTEDVPTVSVLAMLVVQNDLSEDLVYDITKAIYENTDQIQHAKAKLIKAETALDGIGIDVHPGAQKYFDEVNK; this is encoded by the coding sequence ATGGCTAAGCGTAAATTTGGGTTGTTCACAGCAATTGCTTTGGCGGGATCCGTTTTTCTGGCAGGTTGCGGCGGAGACACAGCCACTGACAGCGGAGGAAGTGGGGAAGGCGGCGAAGCGAAAGATCCTGAATTCTTGAGCGTCTTAACTGGTGGAACTACAGGCACATACTATCCACTTGGCGGTGCAATGGCGACAATCATTGAAAATGAAACCGGCATTGATACGACTGCGGAGGTTTCTCAGGCTTCTGCTGCCAATATGACCGCTCTTGCAGATGGAGACGCACAAATTGCTTTTGTTCAGACTGATACCGCTTTTTATGCAGCGGAAGGATCGAATATGTTTGAAGGCGAAGTCATTGATACAGTTTCGGCCATCGGAGCCCTTTATCCGGAAACGATTCAGTTAGTGACGACAGCCGATTCAGGAATTGCTTCGTTTGAGGATTTGAAAGGGAAAAAAGTTTCTGTGGGAGCTCCGGCTTCTGGAACTTATATCAATGCGGAGCAGCTATTGGAAATTCATGGAATGACCATGGAAGACATTGAAGAGCAAAACCTGGATTTTGCCGAATCCCAGGAGAGCTTGCAGGGGGGACAGATTGACGCAGCGTTTATTACTGCAGGAACCCCGACCGGTGCAGTGGAAAGTTTAAGTGCTACAGCGGATGTTTCGATTGTTCCGGTAGCGGACGACAAAGCGGCCGAACTGATTGAAAAATATCCTTACTATGCAAAAGATACAATTACTTCAGGGACTTATGGGTTGACAGAAGATGTACCGACAGTTTCCGTGCTGGCGATGCTGGTGGTTCAAAATGACCTTTCTGAAGATCTGGTTTACGATATTACGAAAGCGATTTATGAAAACACCGATCAGATTCAGCATGCCAAAGCGAAACTGATCAAAGCGGAAACGGCTTTGGATGGCATTGGCATCGACGTCCATCCGGGCGCACAGAAGTATTTTGACGAAGTGAATAAATAA